Within Elizabethkingia sp. JS20170427COW, the genomic segment TAGAGTAGATAACGCATTAGTTTACTCAAATTGTGAACGCTGACTTTTGCCTTTTCTGGTGCAAAATCTATTAATGAATAAATGTTGTTCAAAGAATTGAAGAAAAAGTGTGGTTGAAGTTGGTATTTAAGATGTTGTAATTCAGATTGAAGTTTTATCGTGTCAGCTTCTCTTTTTATTTGGGAAAAGGTTTTCCTGAACTGTTTTCCCAATTACGGCTACTTTTGAGTAGGAATCTACATCATCTTGGGTAAACATAGATCCTTCTTCAATACCCCATTCTCGGATTTTTAGATATTCTGGAGTTGCACCATAAATGCTGGTTGGCCAGTTGTTGGATCCAGCAATACTTTGCCCACTACCATTTACCAATGGAGAAATGCTGGCAATTTCTTTAGCTTGGCTTTTTAAGGCTTTATAATCTGCTAGAGTTAAGGTTTGCATCGCTGATGGGTCCGACCGCACTCCACCCATCATTCCAGCACCTGGCCTAATGGTGATGAGGTTGGCTCCCATACTGGAAATATTTTTTTTAATACTTTCCTTAGAGCCTTCCCCAATAGCCAATATGGCAATTACTGAAGCTACCCCGATGATGATTCCCAACATGGTCAGCATGGCTCTGGTTTTATTAAGGAGAATAGCTCTCCAGGCTATTTTTAATAAATTACTGAAATTCATCTTTGTTAATTTTAAAAAATGAGATTTTTTTAGTAGCTGAAAATATTTTACAAACTCAGCAGCTTCATAGTATTTCTTCTCATATAGAGTTTGTAAAATATCGCACTAAAAACACTTGACCGTTTTGACTATTTAGAACATGGGTTTTATTGTGGAATAGGGAGTTTAACCAATTCTTCTGCAGCATTCAATCTACTATTGACTAAACAATCTTCTTTAATATTTCCGTCTCTTAGGATTACAGTACGTTTGCTGAAACGAGCAATGTCGTCCTCGTGGGTAACAAATCCAATGGTGATGCCTTGGTCATTAAGCTCCTGAAAAAGGTTCATTACTTCATAGGAGGTTCGGGTGTCCAGGTTTCCAGTGGCTTCATCTGCCAATAAAATTCTTGGGTGATTCACTAAAGATCTTGCAATGGCAACACGCTGTTGCTGACCTCCCGAAAGTTGACTAGGAACGTGGTGCATTCTGCTTTCCAGACCAACCTGCTTTAATGCTATTATTGCTCTTTCCCTTCTTTCTTCTGCAGAAATTTTGGGGTTGTACAATAGTGGGAGCTCTACATTTTCTATAGCTGAAGTTCGAGCTAGAAGATTATAAGACTGAAAAATAAAACCAATTTTGGTGTTTCTAATCTCTGCTAACTTATTTTTATTGAGATCTTTCACTAAAACTCCATCTAGCTCATAAAGTCCAGAAGTAGGCTGGTCCAGACATCCTAAGATATTTAGGAAAGTTGATTTTCCAGAACCACTGGTCCCCATGATAGTAACAAACTCACCTTCGTATATATTTAAATCTATTCCTCGTAAAGCATGAACTGTTTCATCACCCATTTGGAAATCTCGCTTTAGATTTTCTATTTTGATAATCGGTTTCATTTTAATAGCGTATTAATTGGGTTTCCATCCTCACATTTTTTTAGTTTCCTGGAGGAGGAGGTGGATTATTACCGGATTTTTTGTTGTTAGATCCTGGTCTTTTTGGCATAAATGGACTGCTTTCTTCTGTTGATTCAGATTTTGGAGCTTCTGTAGCTTGGTCTAAAGCAGTTACCACTTCATCACCTGCATTCAGTCCTTTTAATATTTGTACATTCACGCCATCATTAATCCCTACTGTAACTAGTTTTTGACTTAAGCTTTTGTCCTTATTTTTTATCCAGATGTATTTTTCTTTGTTTTTTCCGGTTTTTATTTCAGGAATTGCTTTCTGAATAGAATTCTGAAGATAATAAGCGTTCAGCATTTCTGTATCTGGACTAAAGCTGATGGCAGCTGCCGGAAGCGTTTCTATATTATTTAATTCTTGAGTGAAAATGGTTACTGTGGCAGTAAGTCCGGGTTTTAGTTTTTGCTCCGGATTATCCGCATCGATAATAACGGTATAGGTAACAACATTAGATTCGGTAGTTGCTGCCAAACGGACTTGTCTAACTTTCCCTGAAAACTCTTCTTGTGGAAAAGCATCTACCGTAAAGGTTACTCTTTGCCCTTCTACAACTCCACCTATATCGGCCTCATCAACATTAGCTTCCACCTGCATTTTGGTGATGTCTTTAGCAATAGTGAAAAGAGTAGGTGTAGACATACTTGCTGCAACGGTTTGCCCTTCTTCTACCTCTTTGCTCAGGATTACCCCATCAATAGGAGCATAAATATTAGCGTATCCTAAATTGGTTCTTGCTTGTGCTAAAGCGGTTTTACTTTGGTTAACAGTTTGTTGTGCATTTTTTACCTGATATACCGCTTGTTCATAATCGGCTTTACTGATAACACCAGCTTTATACATATTGCTCTGGCGGGTGAAGTTCTGCTGATTATAGTTAAGGTTATTAAGAGCAGATTGGTACTGAGCCATTGCATTGTTCACCGATTCCTGAAGATTGGTTTTGTCCAATTGAGCAAGAAGTTGTCCTTTTTTCACAGGAGAATTGTAATCCACATAGATTTTATCCACCAATCCGGAAACCTGAGTACCCACTTCTACTTGATCTACTGGTTCTATAGTTCCAGTAGCCGTAATGGTAGTGGTAACATCCGCTTTTTTTAGTTTTACCGTTTCTACTTGTATGGGAGTTTCTTTCTTTTTTCCTAGAAAATTATATCCCAATACTGCTATAATAAGAAGTCCTAAAACAAGCAGGGAAGTCTTAAAGTATTTTTTATTTTTTGAATTCATGATGTGTATTTTTAGTTGGTAGTGAATGCTTTTCCTT encodes:
- a CDS encoding efflux RND transporter periplasmic adaptor subunit, with product MNSKNKKYFKTSLLVLGLLIIAVLGYNFLGKKKETPIQVETVKLKKADVTTTITATGTIEPVDQVEVGTQVSGLVDKIYVDYNSPVKKGQLLAQLDKTNLQESVNNAMAQYQSALNNLNYNQQNFTRQSNMYKAGVISKADYEQAVYQVKNAQQTVNQSKTALAQARTNLGYANIYAPIDGVILSKEVEEGQTVAASMSTPTLFTIAKDITKMQVEANVDEADIGGVVEGQRVTFTVDAFPQEEFSGKVRQVRLAATTESNVVTYTVIIDADNPEQKLKPGLTATVTIFTQELNNIETLPAAAISFSPDTEMLNAYYLQNSIQKAIPEIKTGKNKEKYIWIKNKDKSLSQKLVTVGINDGVNVQILKGLNAGDEVVTALDQATEAPKSESTEESSPFMPKRPGSNNKKSGNNPPPPPGN
- a CDS encoding ABC transporter ATP-binding protein; amino-acid sequence: MKPIIKIENLKRDFQMGDETVHALRGIDLNIYEGEFVTIMGTSGSGKSTFLNILGCLDQPTSGLYELDGVLVKDLNKNKLAEIRNTKIGFIFQSYNLLARTSAIENVELPLLYNPKISAEERRERAIIALKQVGLESRMHHVPSQLSGGQQQRVAIARSLVNHPRILLADEATGNLDTRTSYEVMNLFQELNDQGITIGFVTHEDDIARFSKRTVILRDGNIKEDCLVNSRLNAAEELVKLPIPQ